One Nostoc punctiforme PCC 73102 DNA window includes the following coding sequences:
- the crcB gene encoding fluoride efflux transporter CrcB, producing the protein MNLLTGRYPLAVAIGAIFGALSRFYGTELAKAIFGKDFGFYGTFTINVTGCLIIAYILTLATENLRIISPELRLMTTTGFCGAYTTFSTYGLESKGFLDKGDITTLLIYFVGSAIAGMIGIQIGVLLARASAQSS; encoded by the coding sequence ATGAATCTTTTAACAGGACGTTATCCCCTAGCTGTGGCGATCGGGGCAATTTTTGGAGCATTAAGTCGTTTTTATGGAACCGAATTGGCAAAAGCTATTTTTGGCAAAGATTTTGGCTTTTACGGCACATTCACTATTAACGTGACTGGCTGTTTAATAATTGCTTATATTTTGACTCTAGCAACCGAGAATCTTCGCATCATCTCGCCGGAACTTCGTCTAATGACGACAACAGGCTTCTGTGGTGCATATACCACTTTTTCAACCTATGGTTTGGAATCAAAAGGTTTCTTAGATAAGGGCGATATTACAACGCTGTTAATTTATTTTGTTGGCAGTGCGATCGCTGGAATGATTGGTATCCAAATCGGTGTTTTATTGGCCAGAGCAAGCGCTCAAAGCTCTTAA
- the crcB gene encoding fluoride efflux transporter CrcB, which produces MSDLTNILSIATGAVPGALSRFYITEWTKAKLGAKFPYATFAINLTGCLAMGFFFTISKGITGYPKELDLLIRTGFLGSYTTFSTYGFDTLTLWRSKQKTATVFYWAGSAILGLGAVILGAAIAKLFVK; this is translated from the coding sequence GTGTCAGACCTAACTAATATTCTCTCAATTGCGACAGGTGCAGTTCCTGGTGCGCTGTCTCGGTTTTACATCACAGAATGGACAAAAGCTAAATTGGGGGCAAAATTTCCCTACGCAACATTTGCCATTAATTTGACTGGATGTTTAGCGATGGGTTTCTTTTTCACGATTTCTAAAGGAATTACAGGCTATCCCAAGGAATTGGATTTACTGATTAGAACTGGATTTTTAGGTTCTTACACCACATTTTCAACCTATGGCTTTGATACTCTAACCCTATGGCGTAGCAAACAAAAGACTGCGACGGTCTTTTATTGGGCAGGGAGTGCAATTCTCGGTTTGGGAGCGGTGATTTTAGGAGCAGCGATCGCCAAGCTTTTCGTGAAGTAA
- a CDS encoding methyl-accepting chemotaxis protein — translation MNKIINRLILGFSIPILFLIVLGAILYSSTAHLIKLQEHSKQIAENIRDTDEFAYDVSRIIASIRGYALYPKDQYYRGTYDKAKESMLQNKQDLANTVDPQAQEAINEMIEIGNDYDRVAAGVYPLVDANKLDEAKQEILIPRVAKLEVARTRTLKILENRLNENLQQGDQAKNLATLIIILGTLLTLLTTVAVALWVALPIRRQLPKVVQAAEQIADGDLQQTIEPSNDGSEIGQLLTAFHYMSKNLNSLIFQMQQSGVQISTSATQIAAAGKELEATVAEQLASTNEVSATSQQIAATSKGLVKVMDQVALMAQSTATSAGASQNDLNRMETVMRHLSDATTSIATKLGVMNEKANNINSVVTTINKVADQTNLLSLNAAIEAEKAGEYGAGFAVVAREIRRLADQTAVATLEIAQMIKEMQSAVSTGVMEMDKFNKSVVDSVADVSKISDQIAQVIHQVQGLTPRFEQVSQSVEEQSQGAQQISEAMGQLSQASQQTVEALRETNSAVGQLDGAANGLRLEIARFKTA, via the coding sequence TTGAACAAAATTATCAACCGTTTAATACTGGGCTTTTCGATTCCTATTCTTTTTTTGATCGTACTGGGAGCCATCCTGTATTCAAGCACTGCTCATTTAATCAAATTGCAGGAACACTCGAAGCAAATCGCTGAGAACATCAGGGATACAGATGAGTTTGCTTATGATGTCTCTCGGATTATTGCTAGTATCCGCGGATATGCTCTTTATCCTAAAGACCAGTACTATCGCGGGACTTATGATAAAGCCAAAGAATCAATGCTTCAAAATAAGCAGGACTTGGCAAACACTGTCGATCCCCAAGCTCAAGAAGCCATCAACGAAATGATCGAGATTGGTAATGACTACGATCGCGTTGCGGCAGGTGTTTATCCCCTAGTCGATGCCAATAAGCTGGATGAGGCAAAGCAGGAAATTTTAATCCCCCGAGTCGCCAAACTGGAAGTAGCCCGCACTCGTACCCTGAAAATTCTTGAGAATCGACTCAATGAAAATCTGCAACAGGGCGACCAAGCTAAGAATTTGGCGACTCTGATAATTATTCTAGGAACGCTGTTGACGCTGCTGACAACCGTGGCGGTCGCCTTGTGGGTTGCTTTGCCCATTCGCCGACAGTTGCCAAAGGTGGTGCAAGCAGCAGAACAGATTGCTGATGGAGATTTACAGCAAACAATTGAGCCAAGCAATGATGGCAGCGAAATTGGCCAATTGCTGACTGCCTTTCACTATATGTCCAAAAATCTGAATTCGCTGATTTTCCAGATGCAACAGTCTGGAGTGCAAATTAGTACCTCCGCGACTCAGATTGCGGCAGCTGGTAAAGAATTGGAAGCCACCGTTGCAGAACAACTTGCTTCAACCAATGAAGTGAGTGCAACCTCGCAGCAGATTGCCGCCACCTCAAAAGGGCTGGTGAAAGTGATGGATCAGGTGGCGCTGATGGCACAGTCTACAGCAACCTCTGCCGGTGCAAGTCAAAATGACTTAAATCGCATGGAAACGGTGATGCGTCATCTCTCGGATGCAACCACCTCCATTGCTACCAAGCTTGGGGTGATGAATGAAAAGGCAAACAATATTAATAGTGTTGTGACAACCATTAATAAGGTTGCCGACCAGACTAACCTGCTGTCGCTAAATGCTGCGATCGAGGCAGAAAAGGCTGGAGAATACGGAGCAGGCTTTGCAGTTGTAGCACGGGAGATCCGCCGATTGGCTGACCAAACCGCCGTCGCCACTCTGGAAATTGCCCAGATGATTAAGGAGATGCAATCAGCCGTTTCTACCGGAGTGATGGAAATGGATAAGTTTAATAAATCTGTTGTTGATAGCGTTGCGGATGTCAGTAAGATTAGCGATCAGATTGCTCAGGTCATTCATCAGGTGCAAGGATTGACCCCACGCTTTGAGCAGGTAAGTCAAAGCGTTGAAGAGCAATCTCAGGGAGCGCAACAGATTAGTGAAGCGATGGGGCAACTAAGTCAAGCATCTCAGCAGACAGTGGAAGCTTTACGGGAGACGAATAGTGCTGTCGGGCAACTTGATGGGGCAGCAAATGGATTGCGATTAGAAATTGCTCGGTTTAAAACTGCATAG
- a CDS encoding methyl-accepting chemotaxis protein, whose amino-acid sequence MFKNQSMQARLIFAFIFMGILVLIVALVGLSGSSRLSKHIDTLANNSVPSISGLWKINAGQTQIESSERGLLDVNLSKDGRQTEIDRMDNAWKQIQEGFQQYEATPKLNAEKQAYKDFLNKWDAWKDAHEEFLRRNLRFESLGVFNLFENTAGNANLAIAAHKELEKQVEANRQPFTAATVAFLEVLKMNEDLAAETEHVSAKDVSQVGFWAFVAILIGPGTAILFGIFFSNTIARPLGAKIAGVVDIAQKISAGDLTSEISLADQQDEVGQLQNAFYTMNKDLNALVNRIQQSGNQITNSADQITASGRNLEATVTEQVASTNEVTATAHQIAATSRELVKTMEYVAAMAEQTTVAAGNSKDNLNHIDSVMHQLLAATQVISSKLEVMHVRANNISRVVTTITVVADQTNLLSLNAALEAERAGEYGAGFAVVAREIRRLADQTAVATLEIEQMIKEMQSAVSIGVTEMDKFTKSVVHSVEDVDRISEQIAQVIQQVQGLTPRFEQVSQSVDEQSQGAQQISEAMEHLSQASQQTAGSLRETNHALEQLDEATHSLKREIARFKVMA is encoded by the coding sequence ATGTTCAAAAATCAATCCATGCAGGCACGCCTCATCTTTGCGTTCATCTTCATGGGTATTTTGGTGCTGATTGTGGCGTTGGTGGGTCTGAGTGGCAGTTCTCGCTTGAGTAAACACATCGACACCCTAGCCAACAATAGCGTGCCCAGCATCTCCGGCTTGTGGAAAATCAACGCCGGACAAACCCAAATTGAATCGTCAGAACGGGGTTTGCTGGATGTCAATCTAAGTAAAGATGGGCGGCAAACAGAAATCGATCGCATGGATAACGCCTGGAAGCAAATTCAGGAGGGGTTTCAACAGTATGAAGCAACTCCTAAATTGAACGCTGAAAAGCAGGCATACAAAGACTTTTTGAATAAATGGGATGCGTGGAAGGATGCCCATGAAGAGTTTTTGAGACGTAATCTCCGCTTCGAGAGCTTAGGAGTTTTCAATCTATTTGAAAATACAGCGGGGAATGCTAATCTGGCGATCGCAGCCCACAAGGAGCTAGAGAAACAAGTTGAGGCCAACCGTCAACCCTTTACAGCCGCAACCGTTGCGTTTTTAGAGGTGTTGAAAATGAATGAGGATTTGGCAGCCGAAACAGAACACGTATCGGCAAAAGACGTTTCCCAAGTGGGATTTTGGGCATTTGTAGCAATCCTGATTGGCCCGGGAACTGCCATCTTATTTGGAATTTTCTTTAGCAACACGATCGCTAGACCTCTGGGAGCCAAGATTGCCGGGGTAGTTGACATTGCCCAAAAGATTTCTGCCGGGGACTTAACGAGCGAAATTTCACTCGCCGATCAGCAAGATGAAGTCGGTCAATTGCAGAATGCTTTTTACACCATGAATAAAGACCTGAATGCCCTAGTCAATCGCATTCAACAGTCAGGTAATCAAATTACCAATTCAGCCGACCAAATTACAGCATCTGGAAGAAATCTGGAAGCAACGGTTACAGAACAAGTTGCTTCTACCAATGAAGTAACTGCAACGGCTCATCAAATTGCAGCAACATCAAGGGAATTGGTAAAAACAATGGAATATGTTGCAGCAATGGCTGAACAGACGACAGTGGCAGCAGGCAACAGTAAAGACAATCTCAACCACATTGATTCTGTAATGCATCAGTTGTTAGCAGCTACTCAGGTTATTTCCTCCAAGTTGGAAGTCATGCATGTACGAGCCAACAATATCAGCCGAGTGGTTACAACCATTACAGTTGTGGCAGACCAAACCAATTTACTTTCGCTCAATGCAGCATTAGAAGCCGAAAGAGCCGGAGAATACGGTGCAGGCTTTGCAGTTGTGGCGCGGGAAATTCGCCGATTAGCCGATCAGACTGCTGTTGCAACTTTAGAAATTGAGCAAATGATTAAGGAGATGCAATCAGCAGTTTCTATCGGCGTAACAGAGATGGATAAGTTTACAAAGTCTGTAGTTCACAGCGTCGAAGATGTAGACAGAATTAGCGAACAAATTGCCCAAGTTATTCAGCAGGTGCAGGGATTGACCCCACGCTTTGAGCAGGTGAGTCAGAGCGTAGATGAACAATCTCAGGGAGCGCAGCAAATTAGCGAAGCGATGGAACATCTGAGTCAAGCATCTCAGCAGACAGCAGGCTCGCTGCGAGAAACCAATCATGCCTTAGAACAGCTTGATGAAGCTACTCATAGCTTAAAAAGAGAGATTGCTCGATTCAAAGTGATGGCATAG
- a CDS encoding chemotaxis protein CheW: protein MLILLFYAGKDLYAIESSHIVEIIPRVSLRKVHHVPEYVPGLFNYRGTILPAIDLCHLIQGTPSRSHLSTRIIIVKHPHQNESLQYLGLMAERVTETLTISDSKIRDSSIRAEEAPYLSGTIVDEQRIIQCVQLERLFSDERHTYLLMGEEV, encoded by the coding sequence GTGCTAATTTTACTCTTCTACGCTGGGAAAGACCTCTACGCGATCGAGAGTTCTCACATCGTTGAGATTATTCCGCGAGTTAGTCTCAGAAAAGTACACCATGTACCGGAATACGTACCTGGTTTATTTAACTACCGAGGAACGATTTTGCCCGCGATCGATCTATGTCATTTGATTCAAGGGACACCCAGTCGATCGCACCTCAGTACCCGGATCATTATCGTCAAACATCCCCACCAAAACGAATCGCTGCAATATTTAGGGCTGATGGCAGAGCGAGTGACAGAAACACTAACTATATCAGATTCAAAGATTCGGGATTCGAGCATTCGGGCTGAGGAAGCGCCTTATTTAAGCGGTACGATTGTCGATGAACAGCGGATTATTCAATGTGTGCAATTGGAGAGACTATTCAGCGATGAGCGACATACTTATTTGCTGATGGGTGAAGAAGTATAA
- a CDS encoding hybrid sensor histidine kinase/response regulator, translated as MSDDSMLELFRQEVETQVAILSQSLLILEAKSQSDEALEALMRAAHSIKGAARIISLDVIINLAHWMEDCFVAAQNQIITLGSDQIDVLLQSVDLLQALSQVAGGELVAWLAEKVGEFESSCLAIAALLPSDFSERRLSSLVTVDRNSALSQSVRQENVTFEAIATPTDRVVRVTAENLNRIMGLAGESLVEANWLQPFADSFTALKSRQSELSRLLETIHTTLANTPTSSESLQVLDTARRKAQECREILGDRLGELELYARRTTNLSDRLYREVIASHMRPFADGVQGFPRMLRDLCRRLNKQVKLEIVGQSTPVDRDILKKLEAPLTHMIRNAIDHGIEPLDERELAGKPIEGTVRLEAFHRGGMLAISVSDDGRGIDPDFIRQHIVECNLASPETAAQLTEAEIIEFLFLPGFSTTKQVTEISGRGVGLDIVKSMVQEVGGTIRATSQFRKGTSFYFQLPLTLSVVRTLIVEISAEPYAFPLARVDQIVKLNKSDIYVVEGRQYFTKDGRNIGLIAASHILDLPETPSATDALCVVVISDQSNAYGLLVDQFLGERDLVVRPLDPRLGKVRDISASALMDDGSPVLIVDVSDLVRSIDNMLNSGQLRPVDVNKAKKVSSRKRLLVVDDSITVREMTRKLLQNRGYDVDVAVNGMDAWTAIRSNSYDLILSDIDMPRMNGIELVKQIKEHPTLHSLPVIIVSYRDREDDRIQGMEAGADYYITKSSFHDDTLVNAIVDLIGQ; from the coding sequence ATGAGCGATGATTCCATGCTGGAGCTATTTCGCCAGGAAGTTGAGACGCAGGTTGCTATCCTGAGCCAGAGTCTACTAATTCTGGAAGCCAAATCCCAATCTGATGAGGCATTAGAAGCGCTAATGCGGGCAGCACATTCGATTAAAGGTGCCGCTCGAATTATTTCTCTTGATGTCATCATTAACCTGGCACACTGGATGGAAGATTGTTTTGTAGCAGCACAAAACCAAATTATTACATTAGGTTCAGACCAGATTGATGTGTTACTGCAAAGCGTTGACTTATTGCAGGCACTCAGTCAGGTCGCTGGAGGAGAGTTAGTTGCCTGGCTAGCCGAGAAAGTGGGAGAATTTGAGAGTTCCTGTTTAGCGATCGCTGCTTTGCTGCCTTCAGATTTTAGTGAGCGTCGATTATCATCTTTAGTGACGGTGGATCGCAACTCGGCACTAAGTCAAAGTGTTCGCCAAGAGAATGTAACCTTTGAAGCAATTGCAACGCCAACTGACCGAGTAGTGCGCGTCACCGCCGAGAATTTGAACCGGATTATGGGGTTGGCGGGTGAATCACTGGTTGAGGCAAATTGGCTGCAACCTTTTGCTGATTCCTTTACAGCGCTCAAGTCTCGTCAATCAGAACTTTCTCGACTGCTAGAAACCATTCATACTACCTTAGCGAACACTCCAACTAGTTCTGAGAGTCTGCAAGTTTTAGATACTGCTCGACGTAAAGCCCAAGAATGCCGAGAAATTCTGGGCGATCGCCTGGGGGAATTGGAACTTTATGCCCGTCGCACGACGAATTTAAGCGATCGCCTCTACCGGGAAGTGATTGCTTCTCACATGCGTCCCTTTGCTGATGGGGTACAAGGTTTTCCGCGAATGCTTCGTGACCTCTGCCGACGCTTGAATAAGCAAGTCAAGTTAGAGATTGTCGGTCAGTCAACCCCGGTCGATCGCGATATTCTCAAAAAACTGGAAGCACCCCTGACTCACATGATTCGCAATGCGATCGATCATGGAATTGAACCGCTAGATGAGCGAGAATTAGCAGGTAAACCGATCGAGGGTACTGTTCGCCTGGAAGCCTTTCATCGCGGCGGTATGTTGGCCATTAGTGTTTCTGATGATGGTAGAGGGATTGATCCCGATTTCATCCGTCAACATATTGTTGAGTGCAATTTAGCTTCACCCGAAACGGCTGCTCAACTCACAGAGGCTGAAATCATTGAATTTCTGTTTCTACCGGGATTTTCTACCACTAAGCAAGTAACTGAAATTTCCGGGCGGGGTGTGGGATTAGATATTGTTAAGAGCATGGTGCAAGAGGTTGGAGGGACGATCCGGGCCACATCTCAATTCCGAAAGGGCACCAGTTTCTACTTTCAGCTTCCCCTCACGCTTTCGGTTGTCAGGACGCTGATTGTCGAGATTTCTGCTGAACCATACGCCTTTCCTCTAGCACGGGTAGATCAGATCGTCAAACTCAACAAATCTGATATCTATGTTGTGGAAGGTCGCCAATATTTCACTAAGGATGGTCGAAATATTGGCTTAATTGCTGCTTCCCACATTCTAGACTTGCCAGAAACTCCATCCGCTACCGATGCACTCTGTGTCGTTGTCATCAGTGACCAATCCAACGCTTACGGTTTATTGGTAGACCAGTTTTTGGGCGAACGGGATTTGGTGGTGCGCCCTCTTGACCCGCGTTTGGGTAAAGTTCGAGATATTAGTGCCTCTGCCCTAATGGACGATGGTTCACCTGTGTTAATTGTGGATGTTTCCGATTTAGTGCGATCGATTGACAATATGCTTAATAGTGGTCAATTAAGACCCGTTGATGTTAACAAAGCAAAAAAGGTATCTAGCCGCAAACGCCTTTTAGTTGTGGATGATTCCATTACCGTGCGCGAAATGACCCGTAAACTACTGCAAAATCGGGGCTACGATGTTGATGTTGCCGTAAATGGCATGGATGCCTGGACAGCTATTCGCAGCAATTCCTATGATTTGATCCTCAGCGACATTGATATGCCTCGGATGAATGGCATTGAACTTGTCAAACAAATTAAAGAGCATCCCACATTACATTCGCTGCCGGTCATTATTGTGTCATATCGCGATCGCGAAGACGATCGCATCCAGGGTATGGAAGCTGGGGCTGATTATTACATCACCAAAAGCAGCTTCCACGACGACACATTAGTTAACGCCATCGTCGATCTGATTGGACAATAG
- a CDS encoding chemotaxis protein CheW produces the protein MLQEVTPPYAIHTVPHRSNSVFLGLINIRGETLLCISLRDLLGLEPVVESTDFSNTINPQRMIVAGRNENKWVFPVDEVHGTYRFHINEFKDAPVVISKASEAYTKGIVTWQDKKLNFLNSELLFYTLNHKVF, from the coding sequence ATCCTCCAAGAGGTAACGCCCCCTTACGCCATTCATACCGTCCCTCACCGCAGTAATTCTGTATTTTTGGGGTTGATCAACATTCGCGGTGAAACGCTGCTCTGTATTTCTCTCAGAGACTTACTCGGTCTAGAGCCTGTTGTAGAATCAACAGATTTCTCTAATACGATTAATCCGCAACGCATGATTGTTGCAGGCAGAAATGAAAACAAGTGGGTTTTTCCGGTGGATGAGGTTCATGGAACTTACCGCTTTCACATCAACGAGTTCAAAGATGCTCCGGTTGTCATTTCCAAAGCATCGGAAGCCTACACCAAAGGGATCGTTACCTGGCAAGACAAAAAGCTGAATTTTTTGAACTCCGAACTATTGTTCTACACTCTGAATCACAAGGTTTTTTGA
- a CDS encoding CheR family methyltransferase, with protein MVLSAIATLLNQAIGLDPDTLGSNRIARAVENRRLGCKLPDMESYWVRLQTSTLELEELIELLIVPETWFFRDGKPFDYLKTYVTDQWRLLPNRNILQLLSVPCSTGEEPYSMAIALLEAGLHPKQFAIDAIDISHRSLAKAKRGVYTKNSFRGDAWTERERYFQQTAEGYELCQSVRELVNFQQGNVMTSLALTQKQYDIIFCRNLLIYLQSEACSQVLAAIDRLLRPGGLLFVGASETAKIVADQYTSTRKPFTFAYRKSEPPLPKLELLNITQFQSATLQNPVKQSLGVKNYSAIDTQQIKESNISASSNRSSSESTPSVDLQTVKKLADEGRSPEAITLCKSYLIHHPTSAAAYLILGALYQADQQNHQAEQCFQRAIYLEPTSYQALVHLALLKEHQGDTVGAKIIQQRIQRLQSSLRTEA; from the coding sequence ATGGTATTATCTGCGATCGCAACATTGCTAAACCAAGCCATAGGCTTAGATCCCGATACACTTGGCTCCAACCGGATTGCCAGAGCTGTCGAGAATCGTCGCCTCGGCTGTAAATTGCCTGACATGGAGAGCTATTGGGTGCGGTTACAAACCTCCACTTTAGAATTAGAGGAGCTGATTGAACTACTTATCGTGCCAGAGACCTGGTTTTTCCGAGATGGTAAGCCGTTTGACTACCTAAAAACCTACGTCACTGACCAATGGCGGCTTTTGCCAAACCGCAATATACTGCAACTGCTGAGTGTTCCATGCTCTACTGGCGAAGAACCTTACTCAATGGCGATCGCTCTACTAGAAGCTGGTCTGCATCCAAAACAGTTTGCGATCGATGCGATCGACATTAGTCATCGATCCCTAGCAAAGGCAAAGCGCGGAGTCTACACCAAAAACTCCTTTCGCGGCGACGCTTGGACAGAGCGAGAGCGTTACTTTCAGCAAACGGCCGAAGGTTACGAACTATGCCAATCTGTTCGTGAGTTAGTCAATTTTCAGCAGGGGAATGTTATGACTTCTCTGGCGCTGACTCAAAAGCAATACGACATCATCTTTTGCCGCAACTTGTTGATATACCTGCAATCAGAAGCTTGCTCACAGGTGTTAGCAGCGATCGATCGCCTACTTAGACCAGGAGGGTTACTGTTTGTGGGAGCGTCTGAAACTGCAAAAATTGTCGCAGACCAGTATACCTCTACCCGTAAGCCTTTCACATTTGCTTATCGCAAGTCAGAACCACCGCTTCCAAAATTGGAATTACTCAATATTACTCAATTTCAATCAGCAACTCTTCAAAACCCTGTCAAGCAATCTTTAGGAGTGAAAAATTACTCTGCGATCGATACTCAGCAAATCAAAGAATCTAATATATCTGCAAGTTCAAACCGTTCAAGCTCTGAATCAACGCCATCTGTTGATTTACAAACGGTGAAAAAGCTAGCGGATGAAGGGCGATCGCCAGAAGCAATCACGCTTTGTAAGTCATACCTAATTCATCATCCAACCAGTGCAGCTGCTTATCTTATTTTGGGAGCGCTGTATCAGGCTGACCAGCAGAATCACCAAGCAGAGCAATGTTTTCAACGCGCTATCTACCTAGAGCCAACCTCATATCAAGCGTTAGTTCATCTCGCTTTGTTGAAGGAACATCAAGGTGATACAGTAGGGGCAAAAATTATTCAACAACGAATCCAGCGCTTGCAGTCCAGTCTTAGAACAGAAGCTTAG